The genomic stretch ACTAGGCACATAAAGTGAAACGTGAATTTGGATAATCTGTTATGCATATTGCGTGTAACAAGTTTGACTCTGGGAGTTGAGGTTGCTGAGAGACAGAGACTTCAGCGTCTTTGACGGCGAGCTAATTTGAGTATTGTGAGaattatttttcttattctGATTTGGGCATTGGTAGCTTATTTTTATGAGGTTTTGCTTTGACAGGAGAGCTGTTTAGAGCACTTGGTGCGTTTCCTCGCAGTTTTGTGATAGGCACTTTTTTAGTGGATCCTTTCATGCTTTTCCAATGCCAACTTtagacttagggggtgtttgggaaacacctgttaaagtttaacacctgtcacatcggatgtttggatgctaattaggagtactaaacataagctaattacaaaactaattgcacagatggagtataattcgcgagacgaatctattaagcctaattagtccatgatttgacaatgtggtgctacagtaaccatttgctaatgatggattaattaggcttaatagattcgtctcgcgaattagcacaaggttctgcaattagttttataattagctcatgtttagtcctcctaattagcatccaaacatccgatgtgacactgttaaagtttagcacctcgtatccaaacagccccttattaTATCTTTGTATGTCACAAATTTTTTATCTTCCTCTTTTGGGTGTTTGGGTGGACCTTTTGATAGTTGTGTGCATAATGTGCTATCTGGcttttatttttcatccctGTATGATATCAACTTTTAATTTGAAGCAAGTGTGCTTGTCGACCTTATGTGCATGATGCATATATCAGCTCATTTGTTATTGTGACTGTGACTGACCATATTTGAAGTATTGATGCACCCATGAAAGATCCAACAAGCTTATAAATTGGTTTAAGCCAGTGGCTTTCTTGATTCTTGTATGCTGAACAATGCTCCTCCATGCTAAGGAGTCACTCAAGAAGATGTTTTCAGCTGCTACGAACTACTATGGAGGACTAGTGCAATCACATGCAGTTTCAGGCAATATTTCAACTTGCGCTTTTCAGGTCATCATATTTCCCAATCAAGACCAACTCTCACTTCACTCCCTTGTATATTTTGTTTGACAGCATTTGATCTTAGACATTCTCTCAGCTCCTATAACAAAGCTTCCAGACATGTTATTCCATGCAAGGCTCGTTCGTTGACGCGGTTTTCATGTGGGGGCAGTTCTGCCGACCAAGAGATTGTGATTGCTATGGGAAGCAACGTGGGTGATAGAGTCAGTACATTTGACAGGGCGCTACAGATGATGAAAAGCTCAGGTGTGAACATCACTAGGCATGCCTGTCTGTATGAAACTGCCCCTGCTTAGTGACTGATCAGCCACGGTTCCTGAACTCTGCCATTCGGGGTATGACTAGGATGGGACCCCACGAGTTGCTTAAGAAGCTAAAGGAAATCGAGAAGGACATAGGACGCACTGGTGGGATAAGGTATGGCCCAAGACCAATCGATCTAGACATACTTCTATATGGCAAATCCCAGATTGATAGTGAGACTCTAATTGTGCCGCATGAACGCATTCATGAGAGGCCATTTGTCTTAGCACCTCTCGTCGACCTTCTGGGTACATCCTGCGACGATGGTATCGAGACAAGTTGGCACTCACTCTCAAAGTGCAGTGGCGGGTTCTTTGAATTATGGAAGAAACTTGGGGGTGAATCTGTAATTGGGACAGAAGGTATTAAAAGGGTACTGCCTGTTGGGAATCGTCTTCTTGATTGGTCTGAGAGAACCCTCATCATGGGGATCCTTAATCTGACACCAGATAGCTTTAGTGATGGAGGTAAGTTTCAACAAGTGGAAGCTGCCATTTCTCAGGCCAAGTTGTTAATCTCACAAGGTGCAGATATCATTGATATTGGTGCTCAATCAACCAGGCCCTTTGCAAAGAGATTATCTCCAAGGGAAGAGCTTGAGAGGTTGATTCCTGTTCTGGATGAGATCACAAAAATACCTGAGATAGAGGGCAAGTTGCTCTCGGTGGATACATTCTATGTGGAAGTCGCCACTGAAGCTGTGAAAAGAGGAGTTCACATGATCAATGATGTATCCGGTGGACAGCTTGACCCGAGAATTCTCAAAGTTACAGCTGAATTGGGAGTTCCATATGTTATAATGCATATGAGGGGTGATCCATCAACTATGCAAAGTGAAAAGAATTTACAGTATGATGATGTCTGCAAGGAAGTTGCTTCCGAGCTATATACACAGGTTAGAGAAGCTGAGCTATCTGGGGTTCCGTTGTGGAGGATAGTTCTTGACCTGGCATTGGGTTCTCCAAGAAATGTGGGCACAATAATGAAATTATTAAGGGGTTAAAATCCATTAGGAGCGAGATAGGTAAAATGAGCATAGGTGCTTCACATGTGCCAATATTACTCGGTCCCTCAAGGAAAAGTTTTTTGCGTGAAATATGCAACCATTCCAATCTAGTTGATTTAGGTCCTGTTACTATTTCAGCTGTGACCATTGGGATTATGAATGGTGCTAACATAGTTAGGGTCCATAATGCTGGATATTGTGCACCTGGTGCAAAGTTTTATGATTCACTGTATAAGGGCAGAAGATGGGAAAACTGAACTGCCTGATCAAGCAGATATGAAATTCCAGTTTTGTGGTATAGGGTAGTTGTGCCATCGGTGAAGTATCATTGCAGTAATAAACCAGAGAAGAGAGATGACTTTTTCTTATGTCATCCTTTCTAAAATCTTCAATGAAGCAAGCATTGGTTAAATTCGGACCACTCAGAAAGAATAACTAAGGAATGAGGTTTTGAAAGCTGCTTGTAAGTTGCAGATAGTTAACCTCAGTCCTATCTTAAATAATTTTCTTGGACAATTTTTCCAATAAATAAAACTGGTACATAATAAGGATTTTGACATTTCGGTAGTTCAAGTTGCTGACAAGTTTGATTTCCTTTGTAACTTTTCTAGTTCTCATTTATAGGATAGATTGGAGTTATACCTGCTTGCCTGTTTTGGATCTTGGTATACTCGATGAGGAAACCTAATGCATTGCAAGTGCCGTATGACATGCCAAGTTTCAAGACTTGGTTTATGATTTGCCTTGGTTTCtgagggtttctttttttttgtccaaTAATGAAAGCCTACTTGTTTGCTGCTAAATAATTTTCGGACACCTCTCATATGGATTTGTTTTCATTCCGTGCTGCTGCTGATTTGCATTTTTATCTCTAAAGAAACTCTGTTGGTGCCACCTAATCGCTGTTGTCTCTGTCCACTGATGAAATTGTGAGAACTGCAAGTGCCGGATGATTAAACTGCCATCAGATGGCTGTTTGTCCATGATATCAACTCAGTTTCTGAggacttccttttttttctcttcttttgggCAAGTCGTTGGGATTTTGCAAAAGATATTTGAGGAAAATACAAAGCCGCATGTGATTTATACTTGTCTGTTGCACTTGCAGTCTTGCACGAATGCAACGCTTCGTGTGTGCACTGAACATGTTATTTGTCCAAGATTGAAATTACACCCTCAGCATCGCACCATTTCACCCAGTTGCTGTCTAAATCTGCATTGGGCAATCATGAGAAGGAACTGAGTTAGAGGGGAGGTGAAGCGCAACCTCTCCAGAGAACTCTTGGCTTATCAATGGTCCGGAATCATCAAGCAAACCCCATCAAATGTGAAGCGTAACAAGATAGGATACCATAGCAATTTTCATAGGACGAGCCGATGAGCGGAGGTTGCTATGCTGTCGTCGTCCATGACCATGAGCACGAGCTCGCTTGTGTCGTGGAGGCGACGGGCTCACAGGGTCGCGGCCGTGGACCATGCAGAGTCTGGCTGGGTTGAAAAGCACGAAGCTGGTGCGTGGAGACGGCCATGGTAGCTGTCCGTGGACTGTGGTAGACGGCTCGGAACCGTACGCAAACCAAACCGTCGATGACCTCCAGAGCGGTTTGTTATGGGCTGTTTCCATGGGTTGTCCGAGTTTGAACCGGTACAGGGCTATCCTGACGTTACTACATTGGTCTCCCCTGTTACTTTGTGCTACTCGACGCAACTGATCGATCTAGGGCTACCAGGGGTTTGCCGTGCCCGCGCCGTGCGAGATGGAGGCGATCACGAGGAGGGAGGGGCTCCTCGTCGAGGAGAGAGTGGACGATGCGAAGGCGGACGGCTGGTGGAACTGGAAGAAGACGGACATGGTGCTTTTGGGGAAAGTGGCGACGGCGCTGCATCTCAAGAAAATTGACGAACTCGATCAAGTGAATCGAACGAGAAAGATGGCGGCGAGGGATCTTGAAGATCAGGGGTTGGTGTCGTCGGATGCTGATGACGAGCAGTTGCCGAATTTCGCAAGAGCTGGATCGCTCGATGGTCCGGCACCTACGGGTCATTCGATGACATCAGTGAGTTTCACTGTTAAACTTGCCTGCTTATTCTACAATCGACGCGTGCGTGCCGCTATTAATTGTTCCTCGATCTGATTAACTAATACGTGCAGCGATCATCGATCCCATGCGCTTCACACACGACCCTCCGCCCCCGTCTGCCCGGCCCTGCAATACCCTGCAGGTTTAGGGTTGCAGCGACAAGAAGGGGCGTGCAGTGGCCGCTCCATGTGTTCGGCATGGTTGCCGTGCGCGACTCCGTCGATCGAAACCGCAACATTATCTTCTACCGGACGAGGGACGATTGCCAAACGCTTACTGAAAAGGTTTGCAATGTTTACTCTTTCTTCTTTTGCATGCTTCAGTATGAGTACTTAACAGGGCGTTGATTGCAGGATCAGTGTTTAGTGCGTCGGGTCCTAGCCGTGCTGTCGTGTTGACTGACCCTGTGACCATCGAGGTTGAGC from Setaria italica strain Yugu1 chromosome II, Setaria_italica_v2.0, whole genome shotgun sequence encodes the following:
- the LOC101770899 gene encoding uncharacterized protein LOC101770899 encodes the protein MEAITRREGLLVEERVDDAKADGWWNWKKTDMVLLGKVATALHLKKIDELDQVNRTRKMAARDLEDQGLVSSDADDEQLPNFARAGSLDGPAPTGHSMTSRSSIPCASHTTLRPRLPGPAIPCRFRVAATRRGVQWPLHVFGMVAVRDSVDRNRNIIFYRTRDDCQTLTEKDQCLVRRVLAVLSC